Genomic window (Equus quagga isolate Etosha38 chromosome 12, UCLA_HA_Equagga_1.0, whole genome shotgun sequence):
tgtcccattctcaaccacatagatggaccttgagggtattatgttaagcaaaataagacaaacattccatgatttcactcatttgtggaagataaacttacggacaaagagaacagattagtggttatccgggggggaaggggctgaggggtgggcacaagaggtgaaggggcacatttatatggtgactgacaaataatgtacaactgaaatttcccaaTATTAGAAACTACTAtgaccacaatttttttttttaaaaaagacggaactaagaaaatgaataggcaagccacagactgggaaaaaatacttgtaaTACATATGTCTGATAaaagatttgtatccagaatttACAAGACATCTAAAAACTTGGTGCAGTTTTAAGTGTTAAGCTTTAAGTAGCTTTAAAGTATTTAAAGCTCAAAATTGCACTGACTTAGGAATCActtataaagaactcctacaatgaAGGacagaaaagacaacccaataaaaatgaacaaaagaacaGACACTCTCCAAAGGAgaacatacaaatggtcaatcaGCAAATGAAAGAGCGCTCAACATCACTCCTCATTACAAAAGCTAAAACCACAAGGCTATCACTACACACCCACCAGCATGCCTAAAATCCAGACGGCTGACAACCCCATGCCGGTGTGTATGTGGAGCAGCTCACATTGTTAGTGGCAgtggaaaatatttggaaaatggcTTGCTTTGGCAGTTTCTAGTAAATTTAAATACACACTTGCCAAATGccctgacccagcaattctgcttctgtaTGGATGCTTAGCTTTTCAAAGTCTTGCTAACTATGACAGCTTCATTCTATCATTGGCCAACGTCTCAAGTCACAATATACCCATGGAGTGGCGTTTATCACCGATGACGGTGGATTTAAATCCCTATTTCAATCAGTCTTCTTGATAATATTCATTGTTTGGTTCTAGTTCATGTCAGATCTTACTGCATCATCATTGTTTTCACCTCCTTATGTGGCTGATCCCTGATATAACATAAACTGTAAAATGCTGTGTGAAAACATTGAGCTGGTGGAGTGACTGATAAACCGCAACTTTCTGGAAGCAGCATTTTTTTTGTGGTCATCCCCCTGTGTCTTTCCTGCTTATATCCAAATCATTCACTGCCATAGCCCCAACACCTGTTGGGAGGCCTGGCACACACACGTTATTGCTTGAATGGATATTTACACGCCAGTGTCACTCATGTTAAAACTCCTTGCGATCTAAGACTAtgtcctttttgatttttttcttccaggctAAGTACAGTAAGCCACAATGAGCAGGGGCGGTAAATGCTTGAGGAACAGGAAAGAATAAGAGAGGCTGCGTTCACCTTGCCGGCCAGGTGAGTCTGTGAGGGACTCTTCTGCCCCCTAGTGGCGCAGGTGGGAATTCCTCCTGGCTCGCTCTCCTACCAGTTTGGCAATCTTGAAGAACCGGCTGAAATCGGGATGAAATGATCTGCGCATAGATTGATAAACTTAGTAATACATCCTGGTATAAATTCTCCCTGCTTTAGAGAAGTATAGTAATAAATTTTACATGTGACCTGAGGCTACACAATAGGGCTCTGAGGGTTATATGATTTGAGGGCTGAGGTCATGCCTAATTCATCTCAACTATTCTCCCACAGGGCCTGGTGCACCACTGTTTAATTTCTACTTAAAAAGTGAGGCAGGAACTTGGTAGAGAAGTTTAGGCAATACAAGGGGAAAGAGAATGACAAGTTGGTCTTCCTCCAGGCCCACAGCCCACCACCGAGGCCCCAGGCCCCCAGTTACCCTTTCTGATAATAGGCCCTGGTACCAGACTCCCAGGAATCCTTCTGGTAGGGTGGTCCACTCATCCTGCTGTGCCCAGGACTTTGCCAGCTTTAGCAATGAAAGCCGCGCATCCTGAGAAACCCCACAGCGCCAGGCAAACGGGACAGTTGGTCCGCCTACCTTCCAGAGACATCTATTCATCACACagaaacatatacatatactaGCTGTGTTactcagcatttggtgttattttcattaaaagtaCATTTTGAAGATCATTCCATATCAGCTGTATATTCACTTAAGTATTTATGGAGTTACCTACCCTGCACTAggcactgttttatttttatttatttggttttggtttttttttgaggaagattagccctgagctaactactgccagtcctcctctttttcgctgaggaagcctggccctgagctaacatcgtgcccatcttcctctactttattcgtgggatgcctaccacagcatggcatgccaagcagtgccatgtccacacccgggattcgaactggtaaaccctgggctgccgagaagcagaacatgcgaatttaagtgctgcgccactgggtcggccctcTCTGAAAATTAGGCACTGTTTTAGAAGCTGAAGATACAGTAGTAAACAAGATGGACAAATTCCTGTCCTCGGGGAGTTGACATAGCAGTAATGACATCTATTGTATTTATTCAACACTTTGCCACTGTGACCAAGGCTGTCCCAGGcacctgtgtgtgcatgtctttCCCACATGCGTGAGCAGGTCCATAGCAGCACCGTCCACAGAACTTTCTtcgatgatggaaatgttctatatctgttgTGTCCAATACATGGCCACTAGCACACGTGACTACTGAGCACTAGAAATATGTCCAGTGAAACCGAGGAATTAAATTTTtggttgtgttttttaatttatttatgtttttgttttttttctgctttttctcctcaaatccccccagtatatggttgtatttttctagtcgtgggtccttctagttgtggcatgtgggatgccacctcagcatggcctgatgagcagtgctaggtccacgcccaggatccaaaccagcgaaaccctgtgccaccgaagcggagtgcgagaacttaaccacttggtcatggggccggccctatgatttatttaaatttaaatagccacagtaTTGGATGGCACCGGTCTATGGGATAAAGtcctgaaaatagaaatatatatatattatacactatacacacacacacaatggaatactactcagccacaaaaaagacaaaatcgtgccatttgcgacaacatggatggaccttgagggtattatgttaagtgaaataagccagacagagaaagataaacactatatgatttcagtctatgtggaagaaaaacaaacacatggacaaagagaacagattagtggttactagaggggaaaggggtggggggagggtgaaaggggtaaaggggcacatgtgtgtatggtgacagataaaaactagactattgatgttgaacgtgatgcagtctatacagaaactcaggggctggccccgtggccgagtggttaagttcgagcgctacgctgcaggaggcccagtgtttcattggttccaatcctgggcgcggacatggcactgctcatcaaaccacgctgaggcggcatcccacatgccacaactagaaggacccacaaagaagaatatacaactatgtaccggggggctttgggaagaaaaaggaaaaaatttaaaaaattaataaaaagaaactcatatataatcatgtacacctgaaattacacaatgttataaaccaatatgacctaataaaataattttttaaaaaggtaatttaaTCTCTCCGTGCCTCGATTTGCATAGccgtaaaatgggataataaccgACCTAAGTCATAGGTTGCCGTGAGAACGTATTCACGTAAAGGGCTTAGAAAAATAAGCACCAAAAAAGTTCACTAGTAATATTATTTCAATTCTGTCCTCTTGTCTTTCTACTAAGTGTATAAGCTCGTGGAAGGTTCATTTCAAGGGCCCAAACTGGAGGCACTCATGGGATTTGAAGCTCCCCGGCCACACACACAGGGTCTGGCAGCAGCTGCAAGGCCGATGAAAGGTTTGTACATACCCACAGCATACCTCTGCCCCCACCAGGGCACCTCCATCCCTGGAGGGGAGACAGCGCACGTCTGGCTGGCAGGAGCTCAGATGCATGGGTCCTGGCACAGGGACAGGGAAAAGAAACGGCAAAGTGTAAGCATCGGCCCTCTTGGGCTGCTGCCTACGTGCCAGGTTATTCGTTGGTGCAAAGATGCCCATGTGGATAGCTAAAAATAAtcctgctgccaccaccaccaggtCAAGCAAAATCAGTCCAGGGAACTGAGAACGGGACAAGGGAGGCACAAGTTTGCATTCAATTAACCTGGCTTAACAAAcaccatttatttctcctctgtagACTCCTTATTGTGAGCCCTTGGTGGCCTTTCAGGATGGAGGTTTAATTGACCATTGAATTCTCTGGTTAAAAGAACCATGTAGAATTTTAGCAGAGCtgccttttaaaaagatgagtCTTGTGTTAAATGGGCTGTTTACAAGAGCTGGTTTGGTGCAGTGAAAGTGGAGACAGTTGGGATTCAAAACATCTGGGTTCTAGGCCCACCCCTTTCTTGTGAGACTGAGGTTTAGTCGAGCTGTTCGAGCCTCAGCTTCCGTCTGCTCTGAGCAGGAGCTGGACCCCATCACCAGGAGACGCGTGAGCACGACGTTACCCAATGTTCACTCACGGAGGACGACGCTGCCCATTCCTTCTGCTTCCACTGGGAAGTCTCAGTGTGGTGACAGCTTGTCTTCAACGCCTCTCCAATAATGGCTCATCTGCCTTTCCAGCGCCAACAGTACCCAGCATGAATTAATAGTATTGTTTtcggggtcggccctgtggcgcagcagttaagttcccgtGTTCCACTTCGCCGGCCTAGTgctcacgggttcagatcccagtatggacctgtgcaccgcttgtcaaccccaggctgtggtaggcgtcccacatataaagtagaggaagatgggcacagatgttagctcagggccaggcttcctcagcaaaaagaggaggattagcagcaggtgttagctcagggctgatcttcctcaaaaaaataaatagtattgcTTTGTTTCCAGTGTATTTTTGCAGTGCCCTTCTAAAATAAGTGATGCTGATTTTCTGTTAGTACCTCGGGAGTGATATAAGATCTCCCTTTAAAACCTGTTTGCTTAAGCTTAAAGACAGAGCAACTCGATTTGAAGAGAAATATTAAGTAATAGTGCGTAATATTAAGTAACAgtaataaagatttaaatatggGAAACAGTGGCCGAAGGACAGAGCCCATTCTAATTCTGCGAGGCTCGGGATCTGGCTTCCacattttccagatttccttcGGCCTAGCCAGTAGCCCCGCCCCCAGCCGGGCGCTCCTCCCACGAGCCCCGgccccgcgcgccccgccccTCGCGCGCACGCgtcgccccggccccgccccccgcgctcCTCCTCCTCGGCCGCGGCTGCGCCCTGCTCTGCGACGGCAAGATGGCGGCGCAAGTGCAGGAGGCGGCGGCTGGTGCTCCGCTGGCGGGACCCGCGGCGGAGGCCGACCCCCTGGGCCGCTTCACGTGTCCCGTGTGCTTGGAGGTGTACGAGAAGCCGGTGCAAGTGCCCTGCGGACACGTGTAAGCGCGGTCGGGCCTGGTCGGGGGGCGCGGGGCTGAGAGGGAGCGGGGCGGAGGGGCGAGGCCCGGCGGGGAGGGGCCCGGCGCGGGAGCGAGAGGACCGGCCTGACGCGGCGTCCCCGCGGGGCCGTCCGGGCTCCGGAGGCCCGCGGAAGGCGGCCGCCCCGGGCTGGCGTCGAGCGCCTGCGGTGTCCCGGGCGGCCTGTCAGGCCCCTTCCCCCGCGTGGCGGCGGGCTGCCGTCTGCCGCGGAGAGCCGCGGGCCCCTCTGGGGGTCTGCATCCCCTGAGGTCGGGGGCGTGCGGGGCACGCGTCCGGCGCTCCGGGTAGTCTAACGGGCGCTGGAGTTGGAGAACGCTGGCGGGCCTGGAGGGACAAAAGGGAAGTCCGGGGAGGACCTGAGCGGCCCGCCCGGGACTGTGGTCGCGGCTGGAGCGGGCGGATCGGGGGTGTAGCCTTCCTGCTTGCTGCGGACGAGGTGTGCGTCGTGCCCTTTGAGGGGACGCCTTCGCGGCCTGCGTTTTGCGGATGGGCCGGCCGCGACGACTAAGGAGACGGGGGTGAACGCGTCCGGCACAGGTCCTGGGCCGGCGTGGGTGCTCTGAGCTTGGCCGGATTGGAGTCGAAGCCTCACTCcatgggacacacacacacacctgagtTGAGGGAACTGTGGAAAGTCGCCGCCTGCTTCTTGCCGCTTGGAGTCGGCTTTTGCTCTTTGGCCTCGCTCAGTGCTTATCATGGCATCGCCTTGGCATTGGCCTTTGGACCCCTTTTACTGGTCACTGGGCGGTACAGGCACCTGTTGGGCCTCTCGGGCATTATTTTTGCAGCAGTCCcgcaggggaagggggttggcaGACGTCTTGCAGGCCAGGGAACTGCGGCTGGTTTAAGCCGGGCCCACCCTGGTCTCACTCCTCCCAGGTGGACTGCACGCATCTGTTTGCCAGCCCAGAGAACACTTGGCACCTTGGCAAGGGCTCCTAGGCGCACCGACTGCTTTTTTGCGTCTTCAAGTACACCGAGCTGTTTCTGGCCTCAGGCTGTTCCTGCTCGCAGTTCAGTTAGCCTGGAACTCTTCCCCCCCATCTGCACCTCCCGCGCCCCTACCCCAGATCCTTCTCAGACTCAAGTCCCAGTTTAAGTGACCTCCCTATCACCATCCCCGTTTACGTtacctctctgcttctctcctgggGCTTCCTCTTTCCTTGCTCAGAGCAAAACTTAGGGATCATGAGGGCAGCGGCCGTATCTGTTTTGCCCctctctgtatccccagtgcccagcacagtttCTGAGCATCCATCTTCCCATCTTATAGTCAACCCACTAAAATATTTGTGTGCCCGCCTCGTGCCAAAATCGTGGGGCGTAGTAAGAAACACCTCTGCCCTCAGAGTTCACAAGCCAGTGGATTGATGAGAAGTAAGTACTAACAGATGTTCCAACTACTGTGAAAATTCGTTGTGCGGTGGGAGGGTGTTTTAAGGGTCAAACCGGGGCGGGGTGTGTGATCAGGTAATGGGTGAATGAACCAAAAAGTCAGTGAGGGAAGCAAACTTGGTGAGAGTGGAAGTGAGTCTAGTTAGCTTTCTCATTGAGTCCTCTTTTCCTTGGATCAGCCCTCCTTATTACATTTAGCTAATCTTGGATTAATTCAGTGGGTTTCATTTACagtcaacatttttaaagagacttGACCCAGCACAATTTACCAACCGAAGAGCAAGAAAATTTGAGGTTTCCTTGAGCCAGGCGAACCTTTCCTAGGTCAGAGGTCAAGGGGCAGTACTAGGATTCAAACCTTGGCTTTTTGCTATACTCACCATACTAGTTGCGCTTGTTCATTAGTTCACTGCTGATTGAAGACAGATGGATGCACCTGTGAGGGCAGCGCAGGTCTCCCTTAGCTCCAGCCAGGTGCTTTTTGCTCTGCCAAGGTGATTTTTGCTAACATTTGTGCTTGAAAACTTGAACATCACTGAAGCTGTGGCTGGGGTATAgggtttttagaaaatatttcaagccCTGAATGACTGTAACCTTCTCCAATCTAGTGGAATACAGCTGGAGAAGGGCAGGTGGCTGGGTGCCCAAGAGAAGGGACTTTCTCCATAGCACAGTAACAGGAAAGGTTGCATCCAGAAGGCTGAACTAGAAAAAGGCCCGTTAAGGAAATGGAAACTGAAAGCCAGCCCAAGATGTAAGGACCGTTTCAAAGCAGGCTCACTTGTTGGGCATGACTCAGGCACAGAGTGGCCCACAAATGTTTGATTGATGAGCTGTATCTGGGTGTGTGCCTGAAGGGAGGCTGCGAGTTACTTTTATCTGCAAGCTGGGTTTGGTTTTTTAAtgctctctgggaccctctgtgCTCTCTTGAGTTTATCTTGTGATCTGCCCTTGAGAAGAAGTACAGTAAGTGATAGCCACAAGGCCTGTCTGCTTCTCCAACCTCATCGCCTACCCTCTACCCTCTCGCTGTGGTCTACATGATGACCCTGACAgccttcctttctgcctttccGACCCCGCTTTGCACTTGGTGTCATCTCTGTGTGGAACTCTTTGCATCCAGGTCTGTGTGGTTCTCTCCTTGAAGTTAGGTCTCAGCTCAGATATCACCTTCTTGAAGAAGCTTCCTATGATCGACAAAGAGAGCTCATCTCTTTGCTTCGCTTCATTTCCTTCCTATACTTCATCACTATCTGAAATTCACACTTGTGTTTTTCTCCACCCTTGAGTATGCGCGCCATGAGGACAGAGGCTTTGTTTAGCTCACTGCTGTGCCCTGAGTGGTGAGTCAGTAGAACCCCACCTTCTCCCAGCCTGGTCTAGAATTCTGCCTAGCAGCATTACCATCTAGCTTAATGACAAAGAggaataaaattcttagaaacccTAAAAAACTGTCAAATGTGCAGATTACCTCTGATTGTGTCTCCTGAATTCTTCCTGGCGGATTTGGTTATCCTGCCGTAAGTCTGTCCGGGTGGGTATGCGGCCGGGCTCTTCCCATGCCTTGTTATCCCTTCTTTCTGTGCACCTTATCCCAGCAGCACCACCTGCCCAGGCTTCAGGAGAGAACTCAGTCGTCCctgactttccttcttttcttctccaaattcaGTAAGTGCTCAAGTCCTGCGGAGGCCGCCTCAGAACCATTTCCTGAATTTGTTTCTGTCGCCTTAGTCAGGCCCTCACAATCCCTTGCCTTTAGCCATCTGTTTGGTTTCTACTTCAAGTCTCTTCTCATctttcctcacctaaaaaaataattaaaagcccACAACTCTCTTGTCCATGATCACCCCAGAGCCATTTTCCTAAAACTAGGCTTTGGTCTCGTTGATACCTTGCTTTGAACATCTGGGTCCCTGCTGCTTATGAGGAAAAGTGTTACACTTCTTCCTCAGATGCATCATGAATTTTTGAGTCTGAGGGCCTGGAatggttttcatttcctctgcctgctgACCTCTTTCTTTTAAGGCTCTTTTGTGGATGCTGCCTCTAGTCTTAGCAGCCTAGTTGCTCATGTCTTTGTGTTCCCATTCTGCTTTGCATTCACTTCTAATGGTAGCAGCTCCTGTTTGCGGTGCATTTCACGTGTGCTAGACATTGTATTTGTGGGCTGCTGTACATATTCCATCCTTCCTACGATCCTAGAGGTATGTGCTaccatctccatttcacagaggagaaaccGAGATTTAGGAAACCCCACCGAGACCCATCAGTGGCAAAGGCGAAGGTTGGAAGGCTGCACCATGACACCTTTCAGTGTGTGTCATGGCACTTCgtgtttgtttctcttgctgGGCCTGTGTGCTCTTTGCCCGGCAACCCCCGGTGCTGTTTTTCTGGCCTAGGAGGACTCAGTATTTGAATTGGGGGTAGGGAGCAAGATGTTTTTAATCCATTATTCATTGCTGTCTTTTGAAAAGTGTATCCATTTTTGTTGTCTTGTCTCCACAATGCATGATGCAGGTTCTCTGTATGTCTTGTTCTAGCTTTTGCTCTGCATGCCTGCAGGAATGTCTGAAGCCGAAGAAGCCTGTCTGTGGGGTGTGTCGCAGCCCTCTGGCGCCTGGCGTCCCAGCCGTGGAGCTCGAGCGGCAGATTGAGAGCACAGAGACTTCTTGCCATGGCTGCCGTAAAAATGTATGTGGAAGTAAAACGAAGAGTCAGTGTCTTTGTGATGAGCCGGGGTAAAACGTCAGGCTGTTGCCACGTTGTTTCTGAAGTGAGAGCATGACTAGGTGACTAACAGCATGTGTGCATGCCAGTTATCTGTGGCAATGGCTGTGCTGTTTCGTTTTGGTAAacttattgggttttttttttaagaattggttTAGGATATTACATATGTTAACTTTGAAAGCCATAGAAATCAGTTAGCCCAGGTTTTTCCTATAAAACACCCCCATCTTTCCAAAGCATTATGCacaattttaattagaatataaTGACAATGATATTtcttaattgtttaaaatataaaatgaagtcAATGACACAAAGTTATCTGCTGCAATGAGTTAGAGGGGGAATTTTATGATCTATCTCATTTAGGTACAAAATTTAATTGTTCGCCTTTTTAGCACTTGATAGGGAGGACTGATGATACAAAGGTCAATATGAAGTCATTTGATTATAATAGCAATATCTAACATTTGACATGCCTCCATGCTCTTTTGTATAATCATGTTAGAGTCAAGTATATTTACTTTAATGCCTGTTATAACTGCAGAGAAGAAATACTACTGTCTTATTTTCCAAGAGATATACGTAGCCTAATtggctttaaaattattatgattgTTAATTCCAGgcaatacaaaaatataaaataatgtaggCTTGTTCCCCACTCCAGAGGTTACCTCTTTAAAAGTGGTTCAATTTAGAAGGCTGCAAAACATTTTCTGCCCTTTGACAAACACAGATGTAGGATTTTTACAAACACAAATGTAGGATTTTTTACGAAACAGGATGTATCATactgtaatatatatttatacaactTC
Coding sequences:
- the RNF114 gene encoding E3 ubiquitin-protein ligase RNF114 isoform X2 — encoded protein: MAAQVQEAAAGAPLAGPAAEADPLGRFTCPVCLEVYEKPVQVPCGHVFCSACLQECLKPKKPVCGVCRSPLAPGVPAVELERQIESTETSCHGCRKNFFLSKIRAHVATCSKYQNYIMEGVKATTKDASLQPRNVPNRYTFPCPYCPEKNFDQEGLVEHCKLSHSTDTKSVDYDVDEEDMMNQVLQRSIIDQ